One genomic region from Bacillus sp. SLBN-46 encodes:
- the fliH gene encoding flagellar assembly protein FliH: protein MKSYSKVFKSTHLSLMEGKKVILQPQVMFDRKDTDVNLSQNPEMDKEVTYSNAHQIIQEAEVQAKLIIERAEEKARSLEKAAEEKISQWWEENQRQLEKLSREAEHKGYHDGYAQGKQEAMKEVTSEYQGKIEQIQNLLEQAYEQKASIISEAEPFLLELSTVIATHIIKKELDNNPEQFVELIKEHILRFKEKEFITVCVHPDDFDFIQAQRSHLIAVVNGETEIKIIPDHSVTSKGCIIRTAYGSVDARIDTQIEEIKKVILEVRDPESGFIS, encoded by the coding sequence ATGAAGTCTTATTCTAAAGTATTTAAGTCAACCCATCTCTCCTTAATGGAAGGTAAAAAGGTAATTTTACAGCCCCAGGTGATGTTTGACCGGAAGGATACTGATGTGAATCTCTCTCAAAATCCGGAAATGGATAAAGAGGTTACTTATTCAAATGCTCATCAAATAATCCAAGAAGCCGAAGTTCAAGCTAAATTAATTATAGAAAGAGCTGAGGAGAAAGCTCGATCACTTGAGAAAGCTGCCGAGGAAAAAATTAGCCAGTGGTGGGAAGAAAACCAAAGACAACTAGAGAAATTATCTCGAGAAGCGGAACATAAGGGATATCACGATGGATATGCCCAGGGGAAGCAAGAAGCTATGAAGGAAGTTACCAGTGAGTATCAAGGGAAAATAGAACAGATACAAAACTTGCTGGAACAGGCTTACGAACAAAAAGCCTCAATCATTTCTGAAGCTGAGCCTTTTTTACTAGAGTTAAGCACGGTTATTGCTACGCATATAATAAAGAAAGAACTCGATAATAACCCAGAACAGTTTGTTGAGTTAATTAAGGAACACATTCTTCGCTTTAAGGAAAAAGAATTTATTACTGTTTGTGTTCACCCTGACGATTTTGATTTTATTCAAGCACAACGATCTCATCTTATAGCCGTTGTAAATGGTGAAACAGAAATTAAAATCATTCCGGACCATTCTGTTACTTCTAAGGGATGTATTATTAGAACGGCTTACGGTAGTGTGGATGCTCGTATTGATACTCAAATAGAGGAAATCAAAAAGGTTATTTTAGAAGTGAGGGACCCTGAAAGTGGTTTTATCAGTTGA
- the fliG gene encoding flagellar motor switch protein FliG, translating into MATALKLSGKQKVAILLIAMGKEASAKVFKHLPEEEIDQITLAIANIQKVDAKEKEEVLKEFHEMCIAQDFLQMGGITYAQDVLESALGKDRAQEIIYRLTTQLQVKPFDFARRVDAMQIYHFLQNEHPQTIALVLAHLEPQQSSMILSSLPEDLQSDVARRIAVLEQTSPEVIKEVETILEQKLATTIRHDFTVVGGIESIVSILNGVDRATEKSILEQLEMKDQDLVEEIKKRMFVFEDIITLDSRAIQRVIQEVENQDLLLSLKASSPEVKKVIFENMSSRMVQTIEEEMQYLGPVRVKDVEEAQGRIVSIIRRLEDSGELVIARGGADEVLF; encoded by the coding sequence ATGGCAACGGCATTAAAATTGAGTGGAAAACAAAAAGTAGCGATTTTGCTTATTGCAATGGGAAAGGAAGCTTCCGCAAAAGTATTCAAACATTTGCCTGAAGAAGAAATCGATCAAATTACCCTCGCGATTGCGAATATTCAGAAGGTTGATGCCAAAGAAAAGGAAGAAGTCTTGAAGGAATTTCATGAAATGTGCATTGCTCAGGATTTTCTTCAAATGGGTGGTATTACCTATGCGCAAGATGTATTAGAATCAGCCCTAGGGAAGGATCGTGCCCAAGAGATTATCTACCGATTAACTACACAGCTTCAGGTAAAGCCATTTGACTTTGCCCGTCGTGTAGATGCGATGCAAATTTATCATTTCCTTCAAAATGAGCACCCTCAGACTATTGCATTAGTACTCGCTCATTTAGAGCCGCAGCAATCATCTATGATTCTTTCATCATTACCTGAAGATCTTCAATCTGATGTTGCAAGGAGAATAGCTGTCTTGGAACAAACGTCACCGGAGGTCATTAAAGAAGTAGAAACGATTCTCGAACAAAAACTCGCTACTACCATTCGCCATGACTTTACTGTTGTAGGTGGTATCGAATCAATTGTCAGCATTCTAAATGGTGTAGATCGAGCAACTGAAAAGAGTATTCTAGAACAACTGGAAATGAAAGATCAGGATCTGGTAGAGGAAATCAAGAAACGGATGTTTGTCTTCGAGGATATTATTACACTGGACAGCCGTGCCATTCAACGGGTTATCCAAGAGGTGGAAAATCAAGATTTGCTCTTATCTTTAAAGGCATCCAGTCCAGAAGTCAAAAAGGTTATTTTCGAAAATATGTCCTCAAGGATGGTTCAAACTATCGAAGAAGAAATGCAATATCTTGGGCCAGTTAGAGTTAAGGATGTGGAAGAAGCACAGGGAAGAATTGTTTCCATTATCCGCCGCTTAGAAGATTCCGGAGAGTTAGTCATTGCTCGAGGTGGGGCTGATGAAGTCTTATTCTAA
- the fliF gene encoding flagellar basal-body MS-ring/collar protein FliF, with product MKRSWTDQLKQTGELFGNYWRSKSSKQKGLIIGTFLFLLVALSTFIFFASRPQYVPLYTGQLSQREVGDIKAELDKQGYTEYKLSETGTSIQVPQKDAPDLLVSLASKGYPKDNKINYDIFGQNLSFGATDRQYDILEREAMQNQVAEVIKHVDGIKNAEVLVTLPENSVFIREGDEQKASASVMVEVDPGTKLSSQQIRALYTLVSRSVPNLPVENITIMNQYSETLALQDADNEDQPLDKYDEQRKIQQNVERDIQQNLQSLLGNILGTDKVFVHTFVKMNFDKVKTEEKLVKPTDGNNSGIAISSEKTSKTYSGAGGSNPGGVVGTGETDVPGYVGTESSGDSNYEESENRVNYEVNRINNEIVKSPYQIDDITINVGVEPDSTKSNTLSKATQDNIRNIVANTVRTALGHPDLSQNEIDQRITVFPHAFAKNTPNESVTTKNWLWIGAATAAGVLLLGGLIWWGLRRKGQKQVELEEEVEQSVPVKDADYFAEQDMSVESQLRKLLEQRPEDFSKVIRTWIHEEEV from the coding sequence ATGAAACGATCATGGACAGATCAACTTAAACAAACAGGAGAGCTCTTCGGCAATTATTGGAGGTCAAAAAGCTCAAAACAAAAAGGACTCATCATAGGGACATTTTTATTTCTTTTAGTTGCCCTTTCTACCTTTATCTTTTTTGCGTCACGACCCCAATATGTACCGTTATACACGGGTCAATTGTCTCAACGGGAAGTAGGGGACATTAAAGCAGAATTGGATAAACAAGGCTATACAGAATATAAGCTCTCCGAAACGGGGACAAGCATTCAAGTTCCACAAAAGGATGCACCTGACTTATTAGTTAGTCTTGCTTCAAAGGGATATCCTAAAGACAATAAAATTAATTATGATATCTTTGGTCAAAATCTTTCATTTGGCGCTACTGACAGGCAATATGACATTTTAGAGCGTGAAGCCATGCAAAATCAAGTAGCTGAAGTGATTAAACATGTGGATGGGATTAAGAATGCTGAGGTACTTGTTACTTTGCCTGAAAACTCCGTGTTTATCCGTGAAGGTGATGAACAAAAAGCGAGCGCTTCAGTAATGGTAGAGGTAGACCCTGGCACGAAGCTAAGTTCACAACAAATAAGAGCACTTTATACATTGGTTTCTCGCAGTGTACCGAATCTACCAGTAGAAAATATCACGATTATGAACCAGTACAGTGAGACACTAGCCTTGCAAGATGCTGATAATGAGGACCAGCCGCTCGATAAGTATGATGAACAGCGCAAAATTCAACAAAATGTAGAAAGAGATATTCAACAAAATCTTCAAAGTTTACTAGGAAACATTTTGGGAACAGACAAAGTGTTCGTGCATACGTTTGTTAAAATGAATTTTGATAAAGTGAAAACTGAAGAAAAGCTAGTAAAGCCCACTGATGGAAATAATAGCGGGATTGCTATTAGCTCTGAGAAAACCTCCAAAACTTACTCTGGTGCAGGGGGGTCCAATCCAGGTGGCGTGGTTGGAACAGGTGAAACGGATGTCCCTGGATATGTTGGTACCGAATCAAGTGGAGACAGTAATTATGAAGAATCAGAAAATAGGGTAAATTATGAAGTCAACCGAATTAATAATGAAATCGTAAAAAGCCCATATCAAATAGATGATATTACTATCAATGTTGGTGTAGAACCTGATTCGACAAAATCCAATACACTTTCGAAAGCAACTCAGGATAATATTAGAAACATCGTTGCTAATACTGTTCGTACAGCACTTGGTCATCCGGATTTAAGTCAAAACGAAATTGACCAGCGGATTACTGTTTTTCCTCATGCATTTGCAAAGAATACGCCTAATGAAAGTGTTACAACAAAAAATTGGTTATGGATTGGTGCAGCTACAGCTGCGGGTGTACTTTTGCTAGGAGGATTAATATGGTGGGGCCTTCGCCGCAAAGGACAAAAACAAGTGGAATTAGAAGAAGAAGTAGAGCAATCAGTACCTGTTAAAGATGCAGATTATTTTGCAGAACAAGACATGAGTGTCGAAAGTCAATTAAGAAAGCTGTTAGAACAAAGACCGGAAGATTTTTCAAAAGTTATTAGAACATGGATTCATGAAGAGGAGGTTTAA
- the fliE gene encoding flagellar hook-basal body complex protein FliE, producing the protein MNISGINSGFIKINQNPIQNMESSSNQNSFANVLKGYLENVDTTVKQASSLTVKAAAGEIENIHDVTIASQKAKVALELTVTIRDKAVEAYQETMRMQF; encoded by the coding sequence TTGAATATTTCTGGTATAAATAGTGGATTTATCAAAATTAATCAAAATCCTATTCAAAATATGGAATCAAGTTCGAATCAAAATTCGTTTGCAAATGTCCTTAAAGGGTATCTTGAAAATGTCGATACCACTGTAAAGCAGGCTTCTAGTCTTACTGTTAAAGCTGCAGCAGGTGAAATTGAGAATATACATGATGTAACGATTGCCTCGCAAAAGGCAAAAGTAGCATTGGAATTAACCGTTACTATCAGGGATAAGGCTGTGGAAGCCTATCAAGAAACGATGCGGATGCAATTTTAA
- the flgC gene encoding flagellar basal body rod protein FlgC: MFDSLNINASALTAQRLRMDVVSSNIANAESTRGKFVNGKWEPYRRKMVEMEPRERSFNQLLQGEMQKQTQSQNQLQGVRVTGIVDDRTPYKMVYDPSHPDANVDGYVMMPNVDLSKEMIDLLAASRAYEANVTAFNTGKSMMLKALEVGR, from the coding sequence ATGTTTGATTCGTTAAATATTAATGCCTCAGCCTTAACCGCTCAGCGCTTACGAATGGATGTAGTATCTTCCAATATCGCGAATGCTGAATCAACTAGAGGAAAATTTGTTAATGGAAAATGGGAACCTTATCGTCGGAAGATGGTCGAGATGGAACCAAGAGAAAGATCATTTAATCAGTTACTTCAAGGGGAAATGCAAAAACAGACGCAATCCCAAAACCAGTTGCAAGGCGTAAGGGTAACTGGAATTGTCGATGACCGAACCCCATACAAGATGGTCTATGACCCATCCCACCCTGATGCCAATGTGGATGGTTATGTTATGATGCCGAATGTCGATCTATCAAAAGAAATGATCGATTTATTGGCTGCCTCTAGAGCGTATGAAGCAAACGTGACCGCTTTTAATACCGGGAAATCAATGATGTTAAAAGCTTTAGAAGTAGGCCGTTAG
- the flgB gene encoding flagellar basal body rod protein FlgB produces the protein MNNISLLQKALDASSLRQQVISNNISNAETPGYKSKQVVFEDILKKHLTNQTNFSGNRTDSRHMVIGTPSLIPSANIVENTDSVMQNNGNNVDIDEEMTRMGKNSLWYYTLTEQVNSEFQQLSIAIKGRS, from the coding sequence TTGAATAATATTAGCCTCCTGCAAAAAGCGCTAGACGCTTCCAGTTTACGACAACAGGTTATTTCAAATAATATTTCAAATGCAGAAACACCAGGTTATAAATCAAAACAAGTAGTGTTTGAGGATATCTTAAAAAAACACTTAACCAATCAAACAAACTTTTCTGGAAACCGAACGGACTCTCGGCATATGGTCATAGGGACTCCATCTTTGATCCCTTCAGCAAACATTGTGGAGAATACAGATTCAGTTATGCAAAATAACGGTAATAACGTAGATATCGATGAGGAAATGACCCGTATGGGAAAAAACTCGCTTTGGTACTATACTCTAACTGAGCAAGTTAATAGTGAGTTTCAGCAATTGTCTATTGCGATTAAAGGAAGGAGTTAG
- a CDS encoding glucosaminidase domain-containing protein yields MKIGDDWFTKTMLTNTLVRNEKLNSKMGTANSEFTNLFTSVLNELVENNVPATIQPTLNSFIENMSFNNDIPNVEMDHLTLNSDEPLRFSSISAEKIDQVLGGKLKGMGNAFLQAGQRYNVDPALLVAIAKHETGNGTSKAAYVKNNIAGMMGKNGLRSYASIEESIMDMARNISKNYLGMGLSNITKIAAKYAPVGAANDPTSLNNHWVSGVSKFFGELKA; encoded by the coding sequence TTGAAAATAGGTGATGATTGGTTTACAAAAACCATGCTAACAAATACATTAGTTCGTAATGAGAAGTTAAATTCTAAAATGGGAACCGCTAATTCTGAATTCACAAATCTTTTTACATCTGTTTTAAATGAATTAGTGGAAAATAATGTTCCAGCTACTATTCAGCCCACACTGAATTCCTTTATAGAAAATATGTCCTTTAACAATGATATTCCAAATGTAGAAATGGATCATCTGACACTAAATTCAGATGAGCCATTACGTTTTAGTTCCATTAGTGCAGAAAAAATAGATCAAGTACTTGGTGGGAAATTAAAAGGGATGGGGAATGCCTTCCTTCAAGCTGGACAAAGGTATAATGTCGACCCTGCGCTATTAGTGGCTATTGCAAAGCACGAAACAGGAAATGGGACCTCAAAAGCAGCATATGTAAAGAATAATATAGCTGGAATGATGGGGAAAAACGGATTAAGATCCTATGCCTCCATTGAGGAAAGTATTATGGATATGGCTCGTAATATTAGTAAGAATTATTTAGGAATGGGCCTATCAAATATTACCAAAATCGCAGCAAAATATGCTCCGGTGGGTGCGGCGAATGATCCTACGAGCCTTAACAATCATTGGGTTTCAGGTGTCAGTAAATTTTTTGGAGAACTAAAAGCCTGA
- a CDS encoding flagellar protein FliT has translation MEELLKGIYELTVKMKHCLHVGDFEDFEKLTDERNTLMSKVDEMKIKEKNYVYSSQEQQWLKNTLTIDQHMAPLLEEKLIETRVLLNQLKKQKQVSQQYRPIITQTSGIFLDSKR, from the coding sequence ATGGAGGAATTACTAAAAGGTATTTATGAATTGACAGTAAAAATGAAACACTGTTTACATGTAGGGGATTTTGAGGACTTTGAAAAGCTAACGGACGAACGAAATACGCTGATGAGTAAAGTTGACGAAATGAAGATAAAGGAAAAGAATTACGTCTATTCATCACAAGAACAACAATGGCTAAAGAACACACTTACCATAGATCAACACATGGCACCATTACTAGAAGAGAAGTTAATAGAAACCCGGGTTCTTTTGAATCAACTAAAGAAGCAAAAACAGGTTTCTCAACAATATAGGCCGATTATAACACAAACAAGTGGAATATTTTTAGATTCAAAAAGGTAA
- the fliS gene encoding flagellar export chaperone FliS, with the protein MVLNNPYQTYQKQAVTTSKPEDLTFMLYQGLVKFIRLSKKSLENKNMEESHEYNLRAQDIVSELMITLKKGYTVSDPLLTMYDYMKSRLIEANLNKNSAILEEVEGFALELSETWSTAMKQIKTKS; encoded by the coding sequence ATGGTTCTAAATAATCCATATCAAACCTATCAAAAACAAGCTGTAACTACCTCAAAGCCAGAGGATCTAACATTCATGTTATACCAGGGATTGGTAAAATTCATCCGTTTATCTAAGAAGTCATTAGAGAATAAAAACATGGAAGAAAGTCACGAATATAATTTACGAGCACAAGATATTGTAAGTGAATTAATGATTACGTTAAAAAAGGGATATACAGTATCCGACCCCTTGCTTACCATGTATGATTATATGAAATCTCGTTTAATTGAAGCGAATCTAAATAAAAATTCGGCCATACTAGAGGAAGTAGAAGGGTTTGCCTTGGAATTATCAGAAACCTGGTCTACAGCAATGAAACAAATCAAAACTAAAAGCTAA
- a CDS encoding flagellar brake domain-containing protein translates to MYPKVNQNIKITVVSKDMSSKSIVADVGDSEIQISIPLDREILGLLSLGTKLEVTYITGENKYQFRSEILGITKDTIPLLRLSKPEENKIFKIQERENFRVNSNLRLLVEEKDAITVNISAGGALFATGLDFPYREGEEISARLFLSNLQSKVDEPITFQCKIIRITLLKDQERKHVAIQFTNLNQHDQKKIIQHCFEKQRQIRMKVR, encoded by the coding sequence ATGTATCCAAAAGTGAATCAAAATATTAAAATTACAGTAGTCAGCAAGGATATGTCTAGTAAGTCCATTGTGGCCGATGTCGGAGATTCAGAGATACAAATCAGTATCCCGCTGGATCGTGAAATATTAGGGCTTTTATCTTTAGGAACGAAATTGGAAGTAACCTATATAACTGGTGAAAATAAATACCAATTTCGTTCAGAGATATTAGGCATTACAAAAGACACGATTCCATTGCTGCGTTTAAGTAAGCCAGAAGAAAATAAAATATTTAAGATTCAAGAAAGAGAAAACTTTCGAGTGAATTCCAACTTACGACTATTGGTAGAAGAGAAGGATGCCATTACAGTCAATATTAGTGCTGGTGGGGCTCTTTTCGCTACTGGGTTAGATTTCCCGTATCGTGAGGGCGAAGAAATATCAGCAAGACTTTTTCTTTCAAACCTGCAAAGTAAAGTTGATGAACCTATTACTTTTCAGTGCAAAATTATTAGAATTACTTTGTTGAAAGATCAAGAAAGAAAACATGTCGCCATACAATTTACAAATTTGAACCAGCATGATCAAAAGAAAATCATCCAACATTGTTTTGAAAAGCAAAGGCAGATTCGAATGAAGGTACGATAA
- the flgL gene encoding flagellar hook-associated protein FlgL produces the protein MSLRVTQNILNSNLLFNLQRTNKTMDQLQEQVSSGRKINKPSDNPVTAVRSMFYRSSLNEIDQFKRNAEDGISWMTTTDESLDEVTSVLQRVRELTVQGNNGTNSDTDREAIAQEINQLKEHLGEIANSQIAGKYVFAGTDVTHPPYDNAGKQFTNTNNEKIELVVGQTNTVQINVKGIDIFNNDGAGGIFKVLSDIVDDFRTPGTGTSDHLAQLDSQIDNVIKERSELGARMNRMELSISRIEGLEVSTTRLLSNEEDVDMAEVITNLKAQENVQRAALSVGARIIQPSLVDFLR, from the coding sequence ATGAGCTTACGTGTTACTCAAAATATATTAAACTCAAATTTATTGTTTAATTTACAGCGAACGAATAAAACAATGGATCAATTGCAAGAACAGGTGTCTTCAGGAAGAAAGATTAATAAACCTTCGGACAATCCAGTAACAGCTGTTCGCAGTATGTTTTACCGATCATCTTTAAATGAAATTGATCAATTCAAAAGGAATGCGGAAGATGGAATTTCTTGGATGACGACAACGGATGAATCATTGGATGAGGTAACCTCCGTGCTACAGCGTGTACGTGAACTAACGGTACAGGGCAATAATGGAACAAATAGTGACACAGACCGAGAAGCTATTGCCCAAGAGATTAATCAATTGAAGGAACACTTGGGAGAAATTGCGAATTCACAGATTGCTGGTAAATATGTTTTTGCAGGAACGGATGTCACTCATCCACCCTATGACAATGCTGGCAAACAGTTCACAAATACAAACAATGAAAAAATAGAGTTAGTAGTCGGACAAACAAACACAGTCCAAATTAATGTTAAGGGTATTGATATTTTTAATAATGATGGTGCTGGTGGTATTTTTAAAGTTCTTTCAGACATTGTTGATGATTTTCGTACACCTGGTACCGGTACTTCCGACCATTTAGCTCAACTAGATAGTCAGATTGATAATGTTATAAAGGAACGATCTGAACTGGGTGCAAGGATGAACCGTATGGAATTAAGTATCTCACGCATAGAGGGCCTAGAGGTCTCCACCACGCGATTATTATCCAATGAAGAGGATGTAGACATGGCTGAAGTTATCACCAATCTAAAGGCCCAGGAGAACGTTCAGCGAGCGGCTTTATCTGTAGGGGCTCGGATTATTCAACCTTCACTAGTTGATTTCCTTCGATAA
- the flgK gene encoding flagellar hook-associated protein FlgK, giving the protein MQGDLKLVITAKTNDVNSLAAQIGSLNDQISRLVPNNYQPNDLYDQRDVLLDQLSKLVDVNVSSPDLRTGMVDVSIGGVTLVTGKNANTLTIGMDPATGLVDPDEVKIGNNKVNLGSGELLGRIEAYGVIGGDSKSIIPSMKEKINELAMTFASAVNTAHLSGMNLDNINGTSNEKVAFFVGSNLNDLEVNPEIMKSLNLIAAANEETPGQSSSGNGKNAQDIANIKFTSLAFTGSSSTADDFYRNIIGQLGIDSQEAQRMQSNTEVIIQQIENRRQSVSGVSLDEEMANMIKFQQAYNASARMVTVMDQCLDKIINGMGRGRIVGGVK; this is encoded by the coding sequence ATGCAAGGGGATCTCAAATTAGTTATTACAGCCAAAACGAATGATGTCAATTCTTTGGCTGCACAAATAGGAAGCCTAAATGATCAAATTTCCCGTCTTGTACCTAACAATTACCAGCCCAATGACTTGTATGACCAACGGGATGTGCTACTCGATCAATTATCTAAGCTTGTCGATGTGAATGTTTCATCACCCGATTTGAGAACTGGAATGGTTGATGTTTCGATAGGTGGAGTTACTTTAGTCACAGGAAAGAACGCCAATACACTAACTATTGGAATGGATCCAGCTACAGGATTAGTAGATCCCGATGAAGTGAAAATTGGCAATAACAAAGTGAATTTAGGTTCTGGTGAATTGTTAGGGAGAATCGAAGCGTATGGGGTTATTGGTGGAGATTCAAAATCTATCATTCCATCGATGAAGGAAAAAATAAATGAATTAGCAATGACTTTTGCTAGCGCTGTTAACACGGCTCACTTAAGCGGGATGAATTTAGATAATATTAATGGCACCTCAAATGAAAAAGTTGCTTTCTTTGTGGGATCGAATCTGAATGATTTAGAGGTTAATCCTGAAATAATGAAATCACTTAATTTAATTGCTGCAGCAAATGAAGAGACACCAGGGCAATCATCCTCCGGAAATGGGAAAAATGCGCAAGATATTGCCAATATTAAATTTACGTCACTTGCCTTTACAGGAAGCTCCTCTACAGCAGATGATTTTTATCGAAATATCATTGGTCAGCTTGGTATTGATTCACAGGAAGCACAGCGAATGCAGAGTAATACAGAAGTAATTATTCAGCAGATCGAAAATCGCCGTCAATCTGTGTCAGGAGTATCACTGGATGAAGAGATGGCCAATATGATTAAATTTCAACAGGCATACAATGCTTCTGCACGGATGGTAACAGTTATGGATCAATGCTTGGATAAAATCATTAATGGCATGGGCCGGGGTAGGATTGTAGGAGGGGTAAAATGA
- a CDS encoding FlgK family flagellar hook-associated protein, which translates to MTSTFHSLEVGKRGLAAQQAALATTGHNIANANTTGYTRQRAEMQATKPVSLPGMQIQLGTGVEVNQLARLREDYLDVQLRGENKSLGYWEAKGDALTKIEELLNEPSDDGLAHTMDEFWKGWEELAKNPESSAARAVVRQKGVAVN; encoded by the coding sequence ATGACTTCAACCTTTCATAGCTTAGAGGTAGGGAAAAGAGGACTGGCTGCCCAACAAGCGGCGCTTGCTACCACAGGTCATAACATTGCCAATGCGAACACCACCGGATACACACGTCAACGAGCAGAAATGCAAGCGACCAAGCCAGTTTCTTTACCTGGTATGCAAATTCAGTTAGGAACAGGTGTTGAGGTTAATCAGCTTGCTCGCTTACGTGAAGATTATTTGGATGTTCAATTGCGCGGTGAAAACAAAAGTTTGGGGTATTGGGAAGCTAAAGGTGATGCTTTAACCAAAATAGAGGAACTGCTAAACGAACCCTCAGATGATGGTCTAGCACATACGATGGATGAGTTCTGGAAAGGGTGGGAGGAACTCGCGAAAAACCCTGAAAGCTCAGCGGCAAGAGCTGTTGTCCGCCAAAAAGGGGTAGCGGTTAACTGA
- a CDS encoding flagellar protein FlgN: MDSLKTLKQILKTMVDAHTRLLDLAKGKRNMLVDGDLQGLQSQTHREALCVDEIQKLEQLRIKCVQEYMEQKGIKGESFTLEDVSKVEQDANTRDALTSMAIKLRTLIQEINQLNENNQKLIQTSLSYIQYSIGMFARKEPAIGYGPNAKNRYSNMLDAKI; the protein is encoded by the coding sequence ATGGATTCCCTGAAAACACTCAAACAAATATTGAAAACAATGGTCGACGCTCATACACGATTACTAGATTTGGCCAAAGGAAAAAGAAATATGCTTGTGGATGGTGATCTTCAGGGGCTGCAAAGCCAGACTCATCGTGAAGCTCTATGTGTAGACGAAATTCAAAAACTTGAACAACTTCGAATCAAATGTGTTCAAGAATATATGGAACAAAAAGGGATCAAAGGTGAATCCTTCACACTTGAGGACGTAAGTAAAGTTGAGCAAGATGCCAACACAAGGGATGCATTAACAAGTATGGCTATAAAACTGCGGACCCTTATTCAGGAGATTAACCAGTTGAATGAGAATAACCAAAAGTTAATTCAAACGTCCCTTTCTTATATTCAATACTCGATCGGTATGTTTGCACGGAAAGAACCAGCGATTGGGTACGGTCCCAATGCAAAAAATCGTTATTCAAACATGTTAGATGCAAAGATTTAG
- the flgM gene encoding flagellar biosynthesis anti-sigma factor FlgM — protein MRINDTKYGFYSYQNQQNRSNINNTTKKTSTSAEVNISSRGREISQAMMSEQAQRQQRIQELKQQIADGNYHVDSSKIAEKMTAFWKNTSI, from the coding sequence ATGAGAATCAATGATACGAAATATGGTTTTTATTCCTACCAAAACCAACAGAATCGTTCAAATATAAATAATACAACTAAAAAAACATCTACTTCAGCAGAAGTGAATATATCATCACGCGGTCGGGAAATCTCTCAAGCTATGATGTCTGAACAAGCACAACGCCAACAACGCATTCAAGAATTAAAACAGCAAATTGCTGACGGGAACTATCATGTAGATAGCAGCAAAATCGCTGAAAAAATGACTGCATTTTGGAAAAACACTTCGATCTAG